The following are from one region of the Juglans regia cultivar Chandler chromosome 10, Walnut 2.0, whole genome shotgun sequence genome:
- the LOC109008921 gene encoding uncharacterized protein LOC109008921 yields the protein MASSHSSSCVVNDIEMESPSCWCGLKAPLKISHTHKNPGRKFYACLTYGTGETRCQFFIWADILTSVLSEKNLTRENEIRKREDALLLREYEAQKKEDKLLEREKTLQKQDDDLHKRIVENRIGRILLCLFWIVSLVIVFGWF from the exons ATGGCATCAAGTCATTCATCATCATGTGTAGTTAATGATATTGAAATGGAATCACCGAGttgttggtgtggtttgaaaGCGCCATTAAAGATCTCCCACACCCACAAAAACCCTGGAAGGAAATTTTATGCTTGTCTGACTTATGGAACG GGAGAAACAAGATGTCAATTCTTCATTTGGGCAGATATACTGACATCAGTATTATCTGAGAAAAACCTgacaagagagaatgaaattcGGAAGAGGGAGGATGCTTTGTTGTTGCGTGAATATGAAGCTCAAAAAAAAGAGGACAAactattagagagagagaaaacgcTGCAGAAGCAAGATGACGACCTTCATAAAAGGATAGTAGAGAATAGGATTGGTCGTATTTTGTTGTGTCTATTTTGGATTGTATCACTTGTAATTGTTTTTGGTTGGTTCTGA
- the LOC109017077 gene encoding anthocyanidin 3-O-glucosyltransferase 7-like, with amino-acid sequence MSQSSGKNPHVAVLAFPLGSHPWSLLSLASRLASAAPDVRFSFLNTAKSNQKLSATSGAHLPHNLKLYDVADGVPEGHVPKNPPEELELFLEAAPERFRKGMDMAVAEAGQQKITCIINDAFLVFGYDMAADMHAKWVPLFVAAPYDLSAHFYSALIHETYAKACGGSEAHGNGGAVGDLNPIDKTLDAIPGLSVMRFGDLPPDILQEILPGNHPNPSPIFASALRRITEVLPRANAVVMNSFQELNSAILTDDHKSKFQDILYVGFLTITIPTPPLPPSHSDATGCLPWLDEQKPTSVAYISFGTVAVLPPHEFAALAEALEASCVPFLWSLREDLKAFLPNGFLERTRKQGKIVPWAPQTHVLSHKAVGVYVTHCGYNSVFESIVGEVPMICRPVLGDGMMNARMVEDVWETGVRVEGGVFTKNGMVKSLELVLGHDDQHRRRMMKKIRDLKEVVVKAAGPDGIASKDFKTLLDLISQ; translated from the coding sequence ATGAGTCAAAGCTCAGGAAAAAATCCACATGTTGCTGTTTTGGCATTTCCACTCGGCAGCCATCCCTGGTCTTTACTCAGCCTAGCTTCCAGATTAGCATCGGCCGCCCCTGACGTGCGGTTCTCCTTCCTCAACACTGCCAAATCCAACCAAAAGCTCTCCGCCACCTCAGGAGCTCACCTCCCACACAACCTTAAATTATACGATGTTGCGGATGGCGTGCCGGAGGGACATGTCCCCAAGAATCCCCCCGAGGAACTGGAGCTGTTCCTTGAGGCTGCACCTGAGAGATTCCGGAAAGGCATGGATATGGCAGTGGCGGAGGCTGGGCAGCAAAAGATCACCTGCATCATTAACGACGCTTTCTTGGTCTTTGGCTACGATATGGCTGCGGACATGCATGCAAAGTGGGTCCCATTATTCGTTGCCGCACCCTACGACCTCTCTGCCCACTTTTACAGTGCTCTCATCCATGAGACTTATGCTAAAGCTTGCGGTGGCAGTGAAGCTCATGGTAATGGCGGTGCAGTGGGAGATCTAAACCCTATTGACAAAACCCTAGATGCCATTCCAGGACTCTCCGTAATGCGGTTCGGGGACTTACCCCCtgacatacttcaagaaatACTTCCAGGTAATCACCCAAATCCTTCTCCAATTTTCGCAAGCGCACTGCGCAGAATTACGGAAGTCCTGCCACGAGCAAATGCTGTTGTGATGAACTCTTTCCAAGAACTAAACTCAGCCATACTCACCGATGATCACAAGTCCAAGTTCCAAGACATTCTGTACGTGGGATTTCTCACAATAACAATCCCAACTCCACCCCTACCCCCATCGCATTCAGACGCCACAGGCTGCCTCCCATGGTTGGACGAGCAAAAGCCAACATCGGTAGCATATATAAGCTTTGGAACAGTGGCGGTGCTGCCACCCCACGAGTTTGCAGCTTTAGCAGAGGCGCTGGAAGCGAGTTGCGTTCCTTTTCTTTGGTCTCTTAGGGAAGACTTGAAAGCATTTCTGCCGAATGGTTTCCTCGAGAGGACAAGGAAACAAGGAAAAATAGTTCCCTGGGCACCCCAGACTCATGTCTTGTCACATAAAGCAGTAGGCGTGTACGTTACACACTGTGGATACAACTCTGTGTTTGAGAGCATTGTCGGAGAGGTTCCGATGATCTGCCGGCCGGTCTTAGGCGACGGTATGATGAACGCACGGATGGTAGAGGACGTTTGGGAGACAGGGGTTAGGGTTGAGGGAGGGGTGTTTACAAAGAATGGAATGGTCAAGAGCTTGGAGCTCGTTCTGGGACATGATGATCAACATCGAAggaggatgatgaagaagatcaGAGATCTTAAAGAGGTTGTAGTGAAAGCTGCCGGACCTGATGGGATTGCTTCCAAAGATTTCAAGACTTTGCTTGACCTAATCTCTCAATAA
- the LOC118349698 gene encoding protein FAR-RED IMPAIRED RESPONSE 1-like, whose translation MEEDEEKIKDLKELVVKADEADGIASKDFMLELISEQIISWYHSMEKGKEHSSTIRPSTSNPPSVDIPSSSPNIPMHGYYRPSSADIPSTSPNIPMHDFYGAVPVWSSGFLPFPAVNQYPSNIQNASYPFQHGIESQLSLSNTSVTSRFLGTEDTRPSVGETQLAATSSTVEEIHLDRQDAQQRECGSAETSEKVEMDGDDEPVSGMEFNSLEDLMNYYKEYGKKRGFGVMTKRSERGEDETVRYVTLACARGGKARNRTINVANPRPTGKTECKAKINALKVADGKFRLTTVHNLHNHGLSPKKSRFFQCNREVSESVKRVLDTNDLAGIRMNKSFGSLVVGAGGFENLPFLEKDCRNYIDKARHLRLGAGGAGALRDYFLRMQYKNPGFFALMDLDDEGRLKNVFWADPRSRAAYQYFGDVCMDGIAPKAIITDQDRAMKNAIKIVFPESRHRFCLWHILKKVPEKLGCYGSYKGGMKTTLMKCVYDTQMPDEFEKCWDEMISTYSLHDNRSESMNAFFDGYVHAKTNLKEFVDQYDNALKKKIENENCADFQSFNVTIPCISRSPIEKRYQQLYTNAKFREVQIQLTGIIDLDPVLLKEDGTMKTYLVEDEVHLEEFTKLVTHTVDFSDDDAFTKCSCGLFEMRGIVCRHIFAVFKCNGIRTIPDR comes from the exons atggaggaggatgaggagaaGATCAAAGATCTTAAAGAGCTTGTTGTGAAAGCTGATGAAGCTGATGGGATTGCTTCCAAAGATTTTATGCTTGAGCTAATCTCTGAACAAATTATCA GTTGGTACCACAG catggaaaaaggaaaagaacattcATCTACCATAAGACCATCTACCTCAAATCCCCCATCTGTG GACATACCATCAAGTTCTCCAAACATCCCAATGCACGGTTACTATCGACCCTCATCCGCg GATATACCATCAACTTCTCCAAACATCCCAATGCACGATTTCTATGGAGCAGTGCCTGTGTGGTCATCGGGTTTTCTCCCATTTCCTGCTGTCAACCAATATCCAAGCAATATACAG AATGCTAGTTACCCATTTCAACATGGCATCGAAAGCCAGTTGTCTCTCAGCAATACCTCGGTTACAAGCAGATTTCTGGGTACGGAGGATACTAGACCCTCAGTTGGGGAAACTCAGTTGGCAGCTACATCTTCTACAGTTGAAGAAATTCATCTTGATAGACAAGATGCACAACAAAGAGAGTGTGGTAGTGCCGAAACATCTGAGAAAGTTGAAATGGATGGCGATGATGAGCCCGTTTCGGGAATGGAATTTAATTCATTAGAAGATTTAATGaattattataaggaatatggCAAAAAACgcgggtttggggtgatgacaaaaAGGAGTGAGAGGGGAGAGGATGAGACTGTGAGATATGTCACTCTTGCCTGTGCCCGTGGAGGGAAGGCCCGGAATAGGACTATAAATGTCGCCAACCCACGTCCGACAGGAAAGACGGAATGTAAGGCAaaaattaatgccttaaaagttgcTGACGGAAAGTTTCGGCTGACTACAGTTCACAATCTCCACAACCACGGCCTCAGTCCAAAGAAATCTCGCTTCTTTCAATGTAATCGAGAAGTGAGTGAATCTGTTAAAAGGGTCCTAGATACAAATGATTTGGCCGGCATCCGAATGAATAAAAGTTTTGGGTCTCTTGTTGTTGGCGCGGGTGGTTTTGAGAACCTCCCGTTTTTGGAAAAGGATTGTCGTAACTACATCGACAAGGCACGACATCTACGATTGGGCGCTGGTGGTGCTGGAGCGCTTCGAGACTACTTTCTACGaatgcagtacaaaaatccgGGGTTCTTTGCACtaatggatttggatgatgaagggaggttaaaaaatgttttttgggcAGACCCCCGTAGTAGAGCAGCTTACCAATATTTCGGGGATGTC tgtatggatggtatagcaCCGAAGGCTATTATCACTGACCAAGACAGagccatgaaaaatgcaattaagATTGTTTTCCCAGAAAGCCGACATAGATTTTGCTTGTGGCATATCCTTAAGAAAGTCCCTGAAAAGCTTGGCTGTTATGGTTCTTACAAAGGTGGAATGAAAACTACactgatgaaatgtgtgtatgacacaCAAATGCCGgatgagtttgaaaaatgttgggatGAGATGATTAGTACGTACAGCTTGCATGATAAT aggagtgagagcatgaatgccttCTTTGATGGTTATGTCCATGccaaaacaaatttgaaagagtttGTCGATCAGTATGATAATGCCTtgaaaaagaagattgagaacgAAAATTGCGCGGACTTCCAGTCATTTAACGTCACAATTCCCTGCATCTCGAGATCTCCTATTGAAAAGAGATATCAACAGCtgtacacaaatgctaaattcagGGAAGTTCAAATACAACTTACCGGCATTATTGATTTGGACCCAGTTTTACTTAAAGAGGACGGTACAATGAAGACCTATCtggtagaggatgaagttcATCTCGAAGAGTTCACTAAGCTGGTTACACATACAGTGGATTTTAGTGATGACGATGCATTCACCAAGTGTTCTTGTGGTTTATTTGAAATGAGGGGGATAGTATGCAGGCACATCTTCGCCGTCTTCAAATGTAACGGGATTAGGACAATACCAGATAG ATGA